One genomic window of Thermococcus sp. includes the following:
- a CDS encoding DUF2281 domain-containing protein encodes MQDVEKILSQLPPEARRELMDYAEFLLHKYGKKRGKRPNGFTFSWEDKLKDVTITSVELQHKASEWRANVSD; translated from the coding sequence ATGCAGGACGTTGAGAAAATTCTCTCCCAGCTGCCACCGGAGGCAAGAAGGGAACTCATGGATTATGCAGAATTCCTGCTTCACAAGTATGGGAAAAAAAGGGGAAAGAGGCCGAACGGCTTCACTTTCTCCTGGGAAGATAAGCTGAAGGATGTTACGATCACATCCGTTGAACTCCAGCACAAAGCCTCGGAGTGGCGGGCCAA